A DNA window from Moorella thermoacetica contains the following coding sequences:
- a CDS encoding AbrB/MazE/SpoVT family DNA-binding domain-containing protein yields MPMVKISAKGQLVIPALLRRKYGLQAPGRALIIEKEGQIIITPAPSDPVIEARGMLKGKRSLTSTYASYKQEERRLEEKHEQRLP; encoded by the coding sequence ATGCCTATGGTAAAGATTTCTGCAAAAGGGCAATTAGTAATTCCGGCCCTGTTGCGCCGCAAATACGGCCTCCAGGCTCCGGGGCGCGCTTTAATTATCGAAAAGGAAGGGCAAATCATCATTACTCCTGCTCCCTCTGACCCGGTAATTGAGGCCAGAGGTATGTTGAAAGGAAAACGATCACTTACCAGTACTTATGCGTCCTATAAGCAGGAGGAACGCCGGTTGGAGGAAAAACATGAGCAGCGACTACCCTGA
- a CDS encoding ATP-binding protein, whose amino-acid sequence MIGNPGTRKTHLSIALGLKACVHGYSVRFFTAAGLVTKLAEAQDEKRLGRMLKELSRVNLLIVDELSYISLPRQGAELLFQVISERSERGSIIINTNLDFSKWEEIFGDRMLAAALVDRVTFKSHILNMNAESYRLKQLQKARAS is encoded by the coding sequence ATGATTGGTAACCCCGGAACCAGGAAAACCCATTTAAGTATCGCTCTGGGCCTTAAAGCCTGTGTCCACGGCTACTCGGTCCGCTTCTTTACCGCCGCCGGCCTGGTGACCAAACTGGCTGAAGCCCAGGACGAAAAAAGGCTGGGCCGCATGCTCAAAGAACTCTCCCGGGTTAACCTGTTAATCGTGGATGAGCTCTCTTATATCTCCCTTCCCCGTCAGGGTGCAGAGTTGCTCTTTCAAGTTATTTCCGAAAGGAGTGAGCGTGGGAGCATAATTATTAACACCAACCTGGATTTCTCCAAATGGGAGGAAATCTTTGGGGACCGTATGTTGGCAGCAGCCCTGGTAGACCGGGTTACCTTTAAGTCCCACATCTTGAACATGAACGCTGAATCCTATCGCCTGAAACAGCTCCAAAAAGCCAGGGCCAGCTAG
- a CDS encoding DUF4351 domain-containing protein: MVYLQPKSGNRYDITIKDLFADETQELINYFGHLEARVTGDLKIEFPQVETRVSDLVMKAESQQGPLAIHLEFQSRNDDEMPYRMLRYALEIHKTYHLPVYQIVIYFGQWQMNMTSQLEYRLGDQNLLDYRYHLIDVGNITYEELKNSPHQRLLSLLPVVDREKRQKGGKEFLRRCAEDIINSDLDLETKKTVLLRAEIFAGLVFDKKAIDLVFREVEQMLSIEESAGYQRIFEKGMEKGIEKGMEKGMEKGQQESLLNVTIRLLSKKFRKIPREYMARIKKQDVYVLQQIIDNIFDINDLKELEDYLQ; this comes from the coding sequence GTGGTTTATTTGCAGCCGAAAAGTGGTAACAGGTATGATATCACCATCAAGGACCTTTTCGCCGATGAAACCCAGGAACTCATCAACTACTTTGGCCACCTTGAGGCCAGGGTAACAGGCGACTTAAAAATCGAGTTTCCCCAGGTAGAAACCAGGGTTTCCGACCTGGTAATGAAGGCTGAAAGCCAGCAGGGTCCTTTGGCCATCCACCTGGAATTCCAGAGCCGTAATGATGATGAGATGCCCTACCGTATGTTGCGCTACGCCCTGGAAATCCACAAAACCTACCACCTGCCGGTCTACCAAATAGTCATCTACTTTGGCCAGTGGCAAATGAACATGACCAGTCAACTCGAGTATCGACTGGGCGACCAAAACTTGTTGGATTATCGTTACCACCTTATCGATGTGGGTAATATAACCTATGAAGAATTAAAAAACAGCCCCCACCAGCGATTGCTTTCCTTGCTACCTGTAGTGGACAGGGAAAAGCGCCAAAAAGGTGGTAAGGAATTCCTCCGGCGCTGCGCGGAGGATATTATCAACAGCGACCTGGACCTGGAAACTAAAAAAACCGTGCTGTTGCGGGCGGAGATATTCGCCGGCCTGGTTTTCGACAAAAAAGCAATTGACCTTGTTTTCCGGGAGGTGGAACAAATGCTTAGCATCGAGGAATCCGCCGGCTACCAGCGGATATTTGAAAAGGGCATGGAAAAGGGCATAGAAAAAGGCATGGAAAAGGGTATGGAAAAAGGCCAGCAGGAATCCTTGCTGAACGTGACCATCAGGCTCTTAAGCAAGAAGTTCCGCAAAATACCACGGGAGTACATGGCCAGAATAAAGAAGCAGGACGTTTATGTCCTGCAGCAGATTATCGACAATATTTTTGATATCAACGACCTGAAGGAACTGGAGGATTACCTGCAGTAA
- a CDS encoding stalk domain-containing protein gives MKVSRIVVILLFLLLLPPAAAWADPWQDYRRAGELEAGDPVTAESLYRSAAAAFEASGDLKNAGLAWQKIFHLCDRQGKLAEAGAAYVKEAALFQQAGVPDWAWGDTARGESLKSVLRLFFPVPDPGRITLAKFEPAAGTYLGLYEERGPAGNDYNRVKDLYGRQHALFLGYGHIYGPGNFVLPRDAMEKARQVPGAGLVLALEPNGGLEGLREGDLVAIARELAAFKIPVFLRFASEMNMEGTNAWHGDPATYVTWFRRAATIMRREAPNVALVWNPFDIVQPEGVKATALEYYPGDDYVDWVGVNFYSDYYLSGRADQPGAGLDPLQRLDYWYRIFAGRKPLMVGEFAIAHTVLSPGRADVSRWAAFNIRKFYRTLPLLYPRVKAVVYFDLNESDPLYTQAKVSDYRLDDNQEVLTAYREAIAGPHYLEQVGQEAPGTYRELEDGMAIQGEITLGAAVKLYDPFISRVEYYLNGELLSSPASPPYQLTVDFNRLPGEGSLVVKAYDSQGREAISHTFTVFGSAIPVATFTPGQKGYTINGQAQEMDVAPFIENGRTYVPLRYLALGLGVPEEGIGWDPSSQTVTLSSAGHILKFYPGRAEMERDGRRQALDVAPLNRASRVFLPARYVAEALGYRVTWSPARQQVLVIRE, from the coding sequence ATGAAGGTATCGCGTATAGTTGTCATTCTTTTATTCTTATTGCTGCTCCCGCCCGCAGCCGCCTGGGCCGACCCCTGGCAGGACTACCGGCGTGCCGGGGAATTGGAGGCCGGTGACCCGGTCACGGCCGAAAGCCTCTACCGCAGCGCCGCCGCTGCTTTTGAGGCCAGCGGCGACCTGAAGAACGCCGGCCTGGCCTGGCAGAAGATCTTTCACCTCTGCGACCGCCAGGGGAAATTGGCCGAAGCCGGGGCCGCCTACGTGAAGGAGGCCGCCCTCTTCCAGCAGGCTGGGGTACCCGACTGGGCCTGGGGGGATACAGCCCGGGGCGAGAGCCTGAAATCGGTACTGCGTCTCTTTTTCCCGGTGCCGGACCCCGGGCGGATAACCCTGGCTAAATTTGAGCCGGCTGCCGGCACCTACCTGGGCCTTTACGAAGAGCGGGGGCCTGCCGGGAACGACTACAACCGGGTCAAAGACCTTTACGGCCGGCAGCACGCCCTCTTTTTAGGCTACGGCCACATCTACGGGCCGGGCAACTTTGTTTTGCCCCGGGATGCCATGGAGAAGGCCCGGCAGGTCCCCGGCGCGGGCCTGGTCCTGGCCCTGGAGCCCAACGGCGGCCTGGAGGGCCTGCGAGAGGGGGATTTGGTGGCTATCGCCCGGGAGCTCGCCGCCTTTAAAATCCCGGTTTTTCTCCGTTTCGCCTCGGAAATGAACATGGAGGGCACCAACGCCTGGCATGGCGACCCCGCTACCTACGTCACCTGGTTTCGCCGGGCGGCGACCATCATGCGCCGGGAAGCCCCCAACGTGGCCCTGGTCTGGAACCCTTTTGATATCGTCCAGCCGGAGGGGGTCAAAGCCACGGCCCTGGAATATTACCCCGGCGATGACTATGTCGACTGGGTGGGCGTCAACTTCTACAGCGACTACTACCTGAGCGGCCGCGCCGACCAGCCGGGGGCGGGTCTGGATCCCCTGCAACGCCTGGACTACTGGTACCGCATTTTCGCCGGCCGCAAGCCCCTAATGGTGGGCGAGTTCGCCATCGCCCACACGGTGTTGAGCCCCGGCAGGGCCGATGTCAGCCGCTGGGCCGCCTTCAATATTCGTAAATTCTACCGCACCCTGCCCCTTCTCTACCCGCGGGTCAAGGCGGTGGTCTACTTTGATCTCAACGAAAGCGACCCCCTCTACACCCAGGCGAAGGTGAGCGATTATCGCCTGGATGACAACCAGGAGGTGTTGACCGCCTACCGGGAGGCCATCGCCGGCCCCCACTACCTGGAGCAGGTCGGCCAGGAGGCCCCAGGGACTTACCGGGAACTTGAGGACGGTATGGCCATCCAGGGGGAAATTACCCTGGGGGCCGCCGTCAAGCTCTACGACCCCTTCATCAGCAGGGTGGAGTATTACTTAAATGGTGAGCTTCTGAGTAGCCCTGCCAGCCCGCCCTACCAGTTGACCGTTGACTTCAACCGCCTGCCCGGAGAAGGCAGCCTCGTAGTTAAGGCCTATGACAGCCAGGGCCGGGAAGCCATTAGCCACACCTTTACCGTATTCGGCAGCGCCATTCCAGTGGCCACTTTTACCCCCGGGCAGAAGGGCTACACCATTAATGGCCAGGCGCAGGAGATGGATGTCGCTCCCTTTATCGAAAACGGCCGCACCTACGTCCCCCTGCGCTACCTGGCTCTGGGCCTGGGTGTTCCCGAGGAGGGGATTGGCTGGGATCCCTCCAGCCAAACGGTGACTTTGAGCAGCGCCGGCCATATCCTGAAGTTTTATCCCGGCCGGGCGGAAATGGAACGCGACGGCCGCCGGCAAGCCCTGGATGTAGCTCCCCTGAACCGCGCCAGCCGGGTTTTCCTTCCGGCCCGCTATGTCGCCGAAGCCCTGGGGTACCGGGTCACCTGGTCCCCGGCCCGGCAGCAGGTGCTGGTAATCCGGGAATAA
- a CDS encoding DUF4351 domain-containing protein, whose translation MVYLQPKSGNRYDITIKDLFADETQELINYFGHFEARVTGDLKIEFPQVETRVSDLVMKAESQQGPLAIHLEFQSRNDDEMPYRMLRYALEIHKTYHLPVYQIVIYFGQWQMNMTSQLEYRLGDQNLLDYRYHLIDVGNITYEELKNSPHQRLLSLLPVVDREKRQKGGKEFLRRCAEDIINSDLDLETKKTMLLRAEIFAGLVFDKKAIDLVFREVEQMLSIEESAGYQRIFEKGMEKGIEKGMEKGMEKGIEKGQQESLLDVTIRLLRKKFRKIPREYLARIKEQDVYVLQQIIDSIFDINDLKELEDYLQ comes from the coding sequence GTGGTTTATTTGCAGCCGAAAAGTGGTAACAGGTATGATATCACCATCAAGGACCTTTTCGCCGATGAAACCCAGGAACTCATCAACTACTTTGGCCACTTTGAGGCCAGGGTAACAGGCGACTTAAAAATCGAGTTTCCCCAGGTAGAAACCAGGGTTTCCGACCTGGTAATGAAGGCTGAAAGCCAGCAGGGTCCTTTGGCCATCCACCTGGAATTCCAGAGCCGTAATGATGATGAGATGCCCTACCGTATGTTGCGCTACGCCCTGGAAATCCACAAAACCTACCACCTGCCGGTCTACCAAATAGTCATCTACTTTGGCCAGTGGCAAATGAACATGACCAGTCAACTTGAGTATCGACTGGGCGACCAAAACTTGTTGGATTATCGTTACCACCTTATCGATGTGGGTAATATAACCTATGAAGAATTAAAAAACAGCCCCCACCAGCGATTGCTTTCCTTGCTACCTGTAGTGGACAGGGAAAAGCGCCAAAAAGGTGGTAAGGAATTCCTCCGGCGCTGCGCGGAGGATATTATCAACAGCGACCTGGACCTGGAAACTAAAAAAACCATGCTGTTGCGGGCGGAGATATTCGCCGGCCTGGTTTTCGACAAAAAAGCAATTGACCTTGTTTTCCGGGAGGTGGAACAAATGCTTAGCATCGAGGAATCCGCCGGCTACCAGCGGATATTTGAAAAGGGCATGGAAAAGGGCATAGAAAAAGGCATGGAAAAGGGTATGGAAAAGGGTATAGAAAAGGGACAGCAGGAATCCTTACTGGACGTGACCATCAGGCTCTTAAGAAAGAAGTTCCGCAAAATACCCCGGGAGTATCTGGCCAGAATCAAAGAGCAGGACGTTTATGTCCTGCAACAGATTATCGATAGCATTTTTGATATCAACGACCTGAAGGAACTGGAAGATTACCTGCAGTAA
- a CDS encoding MerR family transcriptional regulator, with translation MEKYPIGTLARKSGVSVKTIRYYSNMGLLPPVEVTGAGYRLYSDRELLRLQQITILRFLGASLKQVKAVLAQELALPDLLTAQIAAVDAEIERWRRLRSIITRASEGLRHQEQPWHYLRNLMGVIKMTQEERAQWWGEWWRKRLADSPLPEEFVQGFVQDIQNSITAEPTEAEEDFILAAQEGRKETYVANTVERWTKDHHHMSYDEWLTRVREIFGRFRALVDAAPDDPLVQAAVEEYIRLSGPLTATTVKRLLDNINRPVIRRMAQAADLLDTTQQMERVYQLIQDALKIRLRRLSPGEIQN, from the coding sequence ATGGAAAAGTATCCTATCGGGACGTTAGCCCGTAAAAGCGGCGTATCTGTAAAAACTATCCGTTACTACAGCAATATGGGACTGCTCCCACCCGTCGAGGTTACCGGGGCAGGCTACCGGCTGTACAGTGACCGGGAATTGCTGCGCTTACAGCAGATCACCATCCTGCGCTTTCTTGGCGCTTCCCTCAAGCAGGTTAAGGCGGTATTGGCCCAGGAGTTAGCTTTGCCCGACCTTTTGACCGCCCAGATTGCAGCTGTGGATGCCGAGATTGAACGCTGGCGCAGGCTACGAAGCATTATCACCCGGGCCAGTGAAGGGCTCCGTCACCAGGAGCAACCATGGCACTACCTCCGTAATTTAATGGGGGTGATTAAGATGACACAGGAAGAAAGAGCGCAATGGTGGGGTGAGTGGTGGCGTAAGCGCTTGGCCGACTCCCCCTTGCCGGAAGAATTCGTGCAAGGGTTTGTCCAGGATATTCAAAATAGCATCACGGCCGAACCTACCGAAGCCGAAGAGGATTTTATACTGGCGGCCCAGGAGGGTAGAAAAGAAACCTACGTTGCCAACACTGTAGAGCGGTGGACCAAAGACCATCATCATATGAGTTACGATGAATGGCTAACACGTGTAAGGGAGATTTTTGGCCGCTTCCGCGCCCTTGTCGACGCAGCTCCGGACGATCCTCTGGTACAAGCAGCGGTGGAAGAGTATATTCGATTAAGCGGGCCTTTAACCGCAACTACGGTTAAACGGCTGCTGGACAACATAAACCGGCCCGTCATCCGCCGCATGGCCCAAGCTGCAGACTTGCTCGACACCACCCAACAGATGGAGCGGGTGTATCAGCTTATCCAGGATGCCCTTAAAATTCGCTTGCGACGCCTTTCACCGGGGGAGATCCAGAATTGA
- a CDS encoding FtsW/RodA/SpoVE family cell cycle protein has product MVLLEKEPSWALRVKTWGLCLLPVVLLIGHTVVWAVVLGGTLLVMFLGAGFSRIKIIAGFVAGLLAAFLYLATLAPPYITTRLLYGWLKPLADPTGAGYLLLTIRQHLAAGGTFGAGIGNDQAALLPPLPEASRELILAPVMQQTGWPGGLILMTFLLALLLYIFRAFNRTDDLYGRVLGYGITAFLGIRFAWNTAMIFGLLPVAGIGLPFVSYGPSFLALDFCLVALALNITARQSGRALIPDGGGNDPI; this is encoded by the coding sequence GTGGTGTTACTGGAAAAAGAGCCATCCTGGGCGCTGCGGGTTAAAACTTGGGGCTTATGTCTCCTGCCGGTAGTGCTCCTTATTGGCCATACCGTTGTCTGGGCTGTGGTACTGGGCGGAACTCTGCTGGTCATGTTCCTGGGAGCCGGTTTTTCCCGGATAAAAATAATAGCCGGCTTCGTAGCTGGCCTCCTGGCCGCCTTTCTCTACCTGGCGACCCTGGCTCCCCCCTATATTACGACCCGCCTGTTATATGGCTGGCTAAAACCCCTGGCCGATCCCACGGGTGCGGGGTATCTACTACTTACCATTCGCCAGCATCTCGCTGCCGGGGGGACCTTCGGCGCCGGGATAGGCAACGACCAGGCCGCCTTGCTCCCGCCGTTGCCGGAAGCCTCCCGGGAACTCATCCTGGCTCCCGTGATGCAACAAACGGGCTGGCCCGGCGGCCTAATTCTGATGACCTTCCTACTGGCTCTGCTTCTCTATATATTCCGGGCCTTCAACCGGACCGACGACCTCTATGGCCGCGTCCTGGGGTACGGGATTACCGCTTTTCTAGGAATCCGCTTTGCCTGGAATACGGCCATGATCTTCGGCCTTTTACCGGTGGCCGGTATCGGCCTGCCTTTTGTCAGCTATGGCCCTTCTTTCCTGGCCCTGGATTTCTGCTTGGTGGCCCTGGCCTTGAACATCACCGCCAGGCAGTCCGGCCGGGCACTTATCCCGGACGGTGGGGGGAACGACCCGATCTGA
- a CDS encoding SPL family radical SAM protein, with the protein MFKLYETACRSALNRSRIPGIDYCLNPYSGCSHGCIYCYASCMAHFSNRQEKWGSFVQVKTNFTAVLASQLRRPKKGRVMLASVTDAYQAIEKKYSLTQSCLKLLTKSGLKVSILTKSDLVLRDAELLKSMPAAEVSFTITTLDEKLARMLEPGAPSPSRRLAALESLAGAGIKTWVQLKPT; encoded by the coding sequence ATGTTTAAATTATATGAGACCGCCTGTCGCAGCGCCCTCAACCGTTCCCGCATCCCTGGCATTGATTATTGTTTGAACCCATATAGCGGCTGCTCCCATGGATGTATTTATTGTTACGCCAGCTGCATGGCGCACTTCAGCAACCGCCAGGAAAAATGGGGCTCCTTCGTCCAGGTCAAGACCAACTTCACTGCCGTACTGGCCAGCCAGTTACGGCGGCCTAAAAAGGGCAGGGTTATGCTCGCCAGCGTTACCGATGCCTACCAGGCAATAGAAAAGAAATATAGCCTAACGCAAAGCTGCCTGAAATTGTTAACCAAAAGCGGATTAAAGGTCTCCATCCTTACCAAATCCGACCTGGTCCTAAGAGATGCAGAGCTTTTAAAATCAATGCCTGCTGCCGAGGTCAGCTTTACCATTACTACCCTGGATGAAAAACTGGCCCGTATGCTGGAGCCCGGCGCGCCTTCTCCCTCCCGGCGCCTGGCGGCCCTAGAAAGTCTGGCCGGGGCCGGCATCAAAACCTGGGTTCAACTCAAACCAACTTAA
- a CDS encoding MarR family winged helix-turn-helix transcriptional regulator — MKREARAVEPDPGEGVDKELAGELHSTLIRFMGLNNKKFLCAFRAGGSRGTKLKKNQEKLISLLYFEGEATPSELSRKLDLEKGSLTTLLDSLEEMGFVARVDTPSDRRKTPVLLTDRGKAHMERVMAEHQEILLNILKKLDRPEVEELIANLRRAVEIIEHL; from the coding sequence ATGAAGAGGGAGGCCAGAGCTGTGGAACCAGATCCAGGAGAAGGTGTAGATAAGGAATTGGCCGGGGAGTTACACAGCACCCTTATAAGGTTTATGGGGCTTAATAATAAGAAGTTTCTTTGTGCTTTTAGAGCTGGCGGGAGCCGGGGTACGAAGCTAAAGAAGAACCAGGAAAAGTTAATCTCCTTGCTTTACTTCGAAGGAGAAGCCACTCCAAGCGAACTTAGCAGGAAGCTTGATCTAGAGAAGGGAAGCCTTACTACACTTTTGGATTCTCTTGAAGAGATGGGGTTTGTTGCCCGTGTGGATACACCCAGCGACCGGCGGAAAACCCCGGTCTTGCTCACCGACCGGGGCAAAGCTCACATGGAAAGGGTTATGGCCGAACATCAAGAAATACTCCTCAATATCCTGAAGAAGCTTGACAGACCGGAGGTGGAGGAATTGATAGCGAACTTGAGAAGGGCAGTAGAAATAATCGAACACCTGTGA
- a CDS encoding MATE family efflux transporter, with protein MTVERSQELESGPVGRLLWQFSWPAIVGMMCNALYNIVDRAFVGRGVGTLAIAATTVAFPLMIILLALSLLIGVGATALISIRLGEQKKEEAEVVAANATSLLVLLPLCFSIIYLLFPEPILRLFGASSEVLPYARDFMHIIMLGSVFGGLSMGMNNFIRAEGNPVMAMSTQVLGALINGVLNYTFVFQVGMGIKGSALATVLGQLFSTIWVLSYYLTGRSLIKLKLRNFRPRLPILLSIVSIGFAPFAMELATCLQQVILNKSVLTYGGDLGLSAVGILMSIITLLFMPILGISQGAQPLIGFNYGARRFDRVKATLKKAIFAGSCVSVTGYLVMRIWPVEIAGIFTKGDIALTRMTADAMLVFFCMIFMLGFQIVCSQYFQAVGKAVQAAILSLSRQVLFFIPLLLILPHFWGINGVWRTAPIADGLSVIITAVFILNEMKSLATEAKEASP; from the coding sequence TTGACAGTCGAACGTTCTCAGGAACTCGAGTCTGGTCCTGTCGGGCGCCTATTGTGGCAGTTTTCCTGGCCGGCTATTGTAGGAATGATGTGCAATGCTCTCTATAACATTGTAGACCGGGCATTCGTGGGACGCGGGGTCGGTACTCTGGCAATCGCCGCTACCACCGTAGCCTTCCCCTTGATGATAATACTACTGGCGTTGTCCCTTTTGATAGGGGTAGGAGCTACTGCCTTGATTTCCATCCGGTTGGGGGAACAAAAAAAGGAAGAGGCGGAAGTGGTAGCAGCCAACGCTACCTCATTACTGGTATTATTACCTCTCTGTTTTTCGATTATCTATCTGTTATTTCCAGAACCTATTTTAAGACTGTTCGGGGCCAGTTCCGAGGTTTTGCCTTATGCCCGTGATTTTATGCATATTATTATGCTGGGTTCGGTATTTGGAGGCCTTAGCATGGGCATGAACAATTTTATCCGAGCGGAAGGCAATCCCGTGATGGCCATGTCCACCCAGGTACTGGGTGCTCTAATCAACGGGGTTTTAAATTATACATTCGTTTTTCAAGTAGGAATGGGGATCAAAGGCTCGGCTCTGGCGACCGTACTAGGTCAATTATTCTCTACGATATGGGTGTTAAGCTATTATTTAACCGGCCGCAGCCTGATCAAATTAAAGTTAAGAAACTTTCGGCCACGGCTGCCAATTCTCTTAAGCATTGTTTCCATAGGCTTTGCCCCGTTTGCAATGGAACTAGCCACTTGCCTGCAACAGGTAATCTTGAATAAATCCGTCTTGACATATGGCGGTGATTTAGGTTTGTCCGCGGTTGGAATACTTATGAGCATTATCACTTTATTGTTCATGCCCATTCTGGGCATCAGCCAGGGTGCGCAACCACTTATCGGGTTTAATTATGGCGCCCGCCGGTTTGACCGGGTTAAGGCAACCTTAAAAAAGGCGATATTTGCCGGTAGCTGCGTTTCCGTAACAGGTTATCTGGTTATGCGTATCTGGCCAGTCGAGATCGCAGGAATATTCACCAAAGGCGACATCGCTCTTACCAGAATGACTGCCGACGCGATGCTCGTGTTTTTCTGCATGATCTTTATGCTCGGTTTTCAAATCGTATGTTCGCAATATTTCCAGGCCGTGGGCAAAGCGGTACAGGCGGCAATACTCAGCCTGTCGCGGCAGGTTCTGTTTTTCATCCCGTTGCTGCTTATCCTTCCTCACTTCTGGGGCATAAACGGCGTTTGGCGAACGGCTCCCATTGCCGATGGCCTTTCGGTCATAATTACGGCCGTCTTCATTTTAAATGAAATGAAATCTCTAGCTACAGAAGCTAAAGAAGCATCTCCCTAA
- a CDS encoding DUF4351 domain-containing protein, producing the protein MLSIEESAGYQRIFEKGMEKGIEKGMEKGMEKGIEKGQQESLLDVTIRLLRKKFRKIPREYLARIKEQDVYVLQQIIDSIFDINDLKELEDYLQ; encoded by the coding sequence ATGCTTAGCATCGAGGAATCCGCCGGCTACCAGCGGATATTTGAAAAGGGCATGGAAAAGGGCATAGAAAAAGGCATGGAAAAGGGTATGGAAAAGGGTATAGAAAAGGGACAGCAGGAATCCTTACTGGACGTGACCATCAGGCTCTTAAGAAAGAAGTTCCGCAAAATACCCCGGGAGTATCTGGCCAGAATCAAAGAGCAGGACGTTTATGTCCTGCAACAGATTATCGATAGCATTTTTGATATCAACGACCTGAAGGAACTGGAAGATTACCTGCAGTAA
- the ligD gene encoding non-homologous end-joining DNA ligase, whose translation MGQGRQYIRSQLLKRQLHLTNLDKVFWPEGLTKFDLIKYYVDMAPFLLPYLRDRPLVLKRYPDGITGEAFYQKECPAYAPDWVTTLPVYHADSSKTINYVLCNNEETLIWLANQGCIEVHAWLSRAGRLEYPDIAVMDLDPSAGATFKDVLDIALLVHQALKEFNLSGYPKTSGATGLHIFIPLEPRWTFHQVTAAMGYLARLVAGVYPRKATTERSIPKRKDRVYLDYLQNVRGRSMAFPYSLRPLPGAPVSTPLTWEEVKRGMFSPKDFNIHTARERLQAYGDLYRGFLAQPNDLEPLLKLAGV comes from the coding sequence ATGGGCCAGGGCCGGCAATATATACGGTCCCAATTGCTGAAGCGACAGCTCCACTTGACCAACCTGGACAAGGTTTTCTGGCCGGAAGGTCTGACCAAGTTTGATCTTATCAAGTATTATGTCGACATGGCTCCCTTTCTCTTGCCCTACCTCCGGGATCGCCCCCTGGTCCTTAAGCGCTACCCGGATGGCATAACAGGGGAGGCCTTTTACCAGAAAGAGTGCCCTGCCTATGCCCCGGACTGGGTTACGACCCTGCCTGTCTATCATGCTGATAGCAGCAAGACTATTAATTATGTTCTCTGTAATAATGAAGAAACCCTGATCTGGCTGGCCAATCAGGGGTGTATCGAGGTCCATGCCTGGCTCTCCAGGGCCGGCCGCCTGGAATACCCCGATATCGCCGTCATGGATCTGGACCCAAGTGCGGGGGCAACTTTTAAAGATGTCTTGGATATCGCCCTCCTGGTCCACCAGGCTTTAAAGGAGTTTAACCTCAGCGGCTATCCTAAAACCTCCGGTGCTACTGGGTTGCATATCTTTATCCCCCTTGAACCTCGCTGGACCTTTCACCAGGTGACAGCCGCCATGGGGTACCTGGCGCGGCTGGTCGCCGGGGTTTACCCCCGCAAGGCCACCACCGAACGGTCGATCCCGAAGCGTAAAGATCGGGTCTACCTGGACTACCTGCAGAACGTCCGCGGACGGTCCATGGCCTTCCCCTACAGCCTGCGACCCTTACCCGGGGCGCCGGTTTCAACGCCCCTGACCTGGGAGGAGGTAAAGAGGGGGATGTTCAGCCCCAAAGACTTCAACATCCACACCGCCCGGGAGCGCCTGCAGGCGTATGGCGACCTTTATCGGGGTTTTCTGGCGCAACCAAACGATCTGGAACCGCTGCTTAAACTGGCCGGGGTTTAA